In one Cervus elaphus chromosome 9, mCerEla1.1, whole genome shotgun sequence genomic region, the following are encoded:
- the PDE4A gene encoding cAMP-specific 3',5'-cyclic phosphodiesterase 4A isoform X5, producing the protein MKRSRSVLSVAGTGDERPRETPEPGRANMLGADLRRPRRRLSTGPGLGWAEPEPLDPGVPLPPRPTTLPLLIPPRISITKADSLEAENGPTPSPGRSPLDSQASPGLVLHAGAATSQRRESFLYRSDSDYDMSPKTMSRNSSVTSEAHAEDLIVTPFAQVLASLRSVRSNFSLLTNVPIPSNKRSPLGGPAPVCKATLSEETCQQLARETLEELDWCLEQLETMQTYRSVSEMASHKFKRMLNRELTHLSEMSRSGNQVSEYISTTFLDKRNEVEIPSPTIKDREKQQAPRQRPCQQPPAPGPQLQPMSQITGVKKLMHSSSLSDSSIPRFGVKTEQEELLAQELENLNKWGLNIFRVSDYAGGRSLSCIMYTIFQERDLLKKFRIPVDTMVTYMLTLEDHYHPDVAYHNSLHAADVLQSTHVLLATPALDAVFTDLEILAALFAAAIHDVDHPGVSNQFLINTNSELALMYNDESVLENHHLAVGFKLLQEDNCDIFQNLGKRQRQSLRKMVIDMVLATDMSKHMTLLADLKTMVETKKVTSSGVLLLDNYSDRIQVLRNMVHCADLSNPTKPLELYRQWTDRIMAEFFQQGDRERERGMEISPMCDKHTASVEKSQVGFIDYIVHPLWETWADLVHPDAQEILDTLEDNRDWYYSAIRQSPSPPPEEEPGGPGHPPPPDKFQFELTLDEEEEEEVCSVPGAAAVQELYTAQDASPPEGPLELDGQDPSAEVEIEEMYLTRRVDATGSVAAAGQDVSMPRGASVDVYVGCCRSIPALSPNSLAPLALRTPPPPEDDPGLLGLPSMAAEVGAQKEHQAAKRACCACTGTSGEEPTPGALPAPGGWGSAGGPT; encoded by the exons CTTGGAGGCGGAGAATGGACCGACACCGTCGCCAGGCCGCAGCCCGCTGGACTCGCAGGCGAGCCCGGGCCTTGTGCTGCATGCCGGGGCGGCCACCAGCCAGCGCCGGGAGTCCTTCCTCTACCGCTCGGACAGCGACTATGACATGTCACCCAAGACCATGTCCCGGAACTCGTCGGTCACCAGCGAGGC GCACGCAGAGGACCTCATCGTCACGCCGTTTGCCCAG GTGCTGGCCAGTCTCCGGAGCGTTCGCAGCAACTTCTCCCTCCTGACCAATGTGCCCATTCCCAGCAACAA GCGGTCCCCACTGGGCGGCCCAGCCCCCGTCTGCAAGGCCACGCTATCAG aggaGACGTGTCAGCAGTTGGCCCGGGAGACACTGGAGGAGCTGGACTGGTGTCTGGAGCAGCTGGAAACCATGCAGACCTACCGCTCCGTCAGCGAGATGGCTTCCCACAAG TTCAAGAGGATGCTAAACCGTGAACTCACACACCTGTCAGAGATGAGCAGGTCAGGAAACCAGGTCTCTGAGTACATCTCCACCACATTCCTGG ACAAGCGGAATGAAGTGGAGATCCCATCACCCACGATCAAAGATCGGGAAAAACAGCAAGCGCCACGGCAGAGACCTTGCCAGCAGCCCCCGGCCCCTGGGCCACAGCTCCAGCCCATGTCTCAGATCACTGGGGTGAAGAAGCTGATGCACAGCAGCAGCCTCAGTGATTCCAGCATCCCCCGCTTTGGGGTGAAGACTGAGCAAGAGGAGCTCCTGGCCCAA GAACTGGAAAACCTGAACAAGTGGGGCCTGAACATCTTTCGCGTGTCAGATTACGCTGGGGGCCGTTCCCTCAGCTGCATCATGTACACGATATTCCAG GAGCGGGACCTCCTGAAGAAGTTCCGCATCCCGGTGGACACTATGGTGACATACATGCTGACCCTAGAGGACCACTACCACCCGGATGTGGCTTACCACAACAGCCTGCATGCAGccgacgtgctgcagtccacccaTGTGCTGCTGGCCACACCGGCGTTGGAT GCCGTGTTCACGGACCTGGAGATTCTCGCTGCCCTCTTCGCGGCCGCCATCCACGACGTGGACCACCCTGGAGTCTCCAATCAGTTCCTCATCAACACCA ATTCGGAACTGGCGCTCATGTACAACGACGAGTCGGTGCTGGAGAATCACCACCTGGCCGTGGGCTTCAAGCTGCTGCAGGAAGACAACTGTGACATCTTCCAGAACCTCGGCAAGCGCCAGCGGCAGAGCCTGCGCAAGATGGTCATCGACATG GTGCTGGCCACGGATATGTCCAAGCACATGACCCTCCTGGCTGACCTGAAGACCATGGTGGAGACTAAGAAAGTGACCAGCTCGGGGGTTCTCTTGCTGGATAACTATTCCGACCGCATCCAG GTTCTACGGAACATGGTGCACTGCGCAGACCTGAGCAACCCCACCAAGCCGCTGGAGCTTTACCGCCAGTGGACCGACCGCATCATGGCCGAGTTCTTCCAGCAGGGCGACCGCGAACGTGAGCGAGGCATGGAGATCAGTCCCATGTGCGACAAGCACACAGCCTCAGTGGAGAAGTCTCAG GTGGGTTTCATCGACTATATCGTACACCCGCTGTGGGAGACGTGGGCTGACTTGGTCCACCCAGACGCCCAAGAGATCCTGGACACTCTGGAGGACAACCGGGACTGGTACTACAGCGCCATTCGGCAAAGCCCCTCGCCACCCCCcgaggaggagcctgggggaccgGGTCACCCCCCACCACCAGACAAGTTCCAGTTCGAGCTGACGCTGgacgaggaagaggaggaggaggtgtgcAGTGTCCCAGGCGCAGCTGCAGTTCAGGAATTGTACACGGCCCAGGACGCCTCCCCGCCTGAAGGCCCTTTGGAGCTTGATGGCCAGGATCCGTCTGCGGAGGTGGAGATAGAGGAAATGTACTTGACCCGGCGAGTGGACGCCACAGGTAGTGTGGCAGCAGCTGGCCAGGATGTGTCCATGCCCCGAGGCGCATCCGTGGATGTCTACGTGGGCTGCTGCCGCAGCATCCCTGCCCTGTCTCCTAATAGCCTTGCTCCGCTTGCCTTGAGGACACCGCCCCCTCCAGAGGACGACCCGGGCCTTCTGGGCCTCCCCTCCATGGCAGCCGAGGTGGGGGCCCAAAAAGAGCATCAGGCTGCCAAGAGGGCATGCTGTGCCTGCACGGGGACATCCGGCGAGGAACCCACTCCTGGAGCACTTCCAGCTCCCGGAGGCTGGGGGTCAGCTGGTGGCCCGACCTGA
- the PDE4A gene encoding cAMP-specific 3',5'-cyclic phosphodiesterase 4A isoform X3 — protein sequence MKRSRSVLSVAGTGDERPRETPEPGRANMLGADLRRPRRRLSTGPGLGWAEPEPLDPGVPLPPRPTTLPLLIPPRISITKADSLEAENGPTPSPGRSPLDSQASPGLVLHAGAATSQRRESFLYRSDSDYDMSPKTMSRNSSVTSEATSPCSVTILVRHAEDLIVTPFAQVLASLRSVRSNFSLLTNVPIPSNKRSPLGGPAPVCKATLSEETCQQLARETLEELDWCLEQLETMQTYRSVSEMASHKFKRMLNRELTHLSEMSRSGNQVSEYISTTFLDKRNEVEIPSPTIKDREKQQAPRQRPCQQPPAPGPQLQPMSQITGVKKLMHSSSLSDSSIPRFGVKTEQEELLAQELENLNKWGLNIFRVSDYAGGRSLSCIMYTIFQERDLLKKFRIPVDTMVTYMLTLEDHYHPDVAYHNSLHAADVLQSTHVLLATPALDAVFTDLEILAALFAAAIHDVDHPGVSNQFLINTNSELALMYNDESVLENHHLAVGFKLLQEDNCDIFQNLGKRQRQSLRKMVIDMVLATDMSKHMTLLADLKTMVETKKVTSSGVLLLDNYSDRIQVLRNMVHCADLSNPTKPLELYRQWTDRIMAEFFQQGDRERERGMEISPMCDKHTASVEKSQVGFIDYIVHPLWETWADLVHPDAQEILDTLEDNRDWYYSAIRQSPSPPPEEEPGGPGHPPPPDKFQFELTLDEEEEEEVCSVPGAAAVQELYTAQDASPPEGPLELDGQDPSAEVEIEEMYLTRRVDATGSVAAAGQDVSMPRGASVDVYVGCCRSIPALSPNSLAPLALRTPPPPEDDPGLLGLPSMAAEVGAQKEHQAAKRACCACTGTSGEEPTPGALPAPGGWGSAGGPT from the exons CTTGGAGGCGGAGAATGGACCGACACCGTCGCCAGGCCGCAGCCCGCTGGACTCGCAGGCGAGCCCGGGCCTTGTGCTGCATGCCGGGGCGGCCACCAGCCAGCGCCGGGAGTCCTTCCTCTACCGCTCGGACAGCGACTATGACATGTCACCCAAGACCATGTCCCGGAACTCGTCGGTCACCAGCGAGGC AACCAGCCCCTGCAGCGTGACCATCCTTGTAAG GCACGCAGAGGACCTCATCGTCACGCCGTTTGCCCAG GTGCTGGCCAGTCTCCGGAGCGTTCGCAGCAACTTCTCCCTCCTGACCAATGTGCCCATTCCCAGCAACAA GCGGTCCCCACTGGGCGGCCCAGCCCCCGTCTGCAAGGCCACGCTATCAG aggaGACGTGTCAGCAGTTGGCCCGGGAGACACTGGAGGAGCTGGACTGGTGTCTGGAGCAGCTGGAAACCATGCAGACCTACCGCTCCGTCAGCGAGATGGCTTCCCACAAG TTCAAGAGGATGCTAAACCGTGAACTCACACACCTGTCAGAGATGAGCAGGTCAGGAAACCAGGTCTCTGAGTACATCTCCACCACATTCCTGG ACAAGCGGAATGAAGTGGAGATCCCATCACCCACGATCAAAGATCGGGAAAAACAGCAAGCGCCACGGCAGAGACCTTGCCAGCAGCCCCCGGCCCCTGGGCCACAGCTCCAGCCCATGTCTCAGATCACTGGGGTGAAGAAGCTGATGCACAGCAGCAGCCTCAGTGATTCCAGCATCCCCCGCTTTGGGGTGAAGACTGAGCAAGAGGAGCTCCTGGCCCAA GAACTGGAAAACCTGAACAAGTGGGGCCTGAACATCTTTCGCGTGTCAGATTACGCTGGGGGCCGTTCCCTCAGCTGCATCATGTACACGATATTCCAG GAGCGGGACCTCCTGAAGAAGTTCCGCATCCCGGTGGACACTATGGTGACATACATGCTGACCCTAGAGGACCACTACCACCCGGATGTGGCTTACCACAACAGCCTGCATGCAGccgacgtgctgcagtccacccaTGTGCTGCTGGCCACACCGGCGTTGGAT GCCGTGTTCACGGACCTGGAGATTCTCGCTGCCCTCTTCGCGGCCGCCATCCACGACGTGGACCACCCTGGAGTCTCCAATCAGTTCCTCATCAACACCA ATTCGGAACTGGCGCTCATGTACAACGACGAGTCGGTGCTGGAGAATCACCACCTGGCCGTGGGCTTCAAGCTGCTGCAGGAAGACAACTGTGACATCTTCCAGAACCTCGGCAAGCGCCAGCGGCAGAGCCTGCGCAAGATGGTCATCGACATG GTGCTGGCCACGGATATGTCCAAGCACATGACCCTCCTGGCTGACCTGAAGACCATGGTGGAGACTAAGAAAGTGACCAGCTCGGGGGTTCTCTTGCTGGATAACTATTCCGACCGCATCCAG GTTCTACGGAACATGGTGCACTGCGCAGACCTGAGCAACCCCACCAAGCCGCTGGAGCTTTACCGCCAGTGGACCGACCGCATCATGGCCGAGTTCTTCCAGCAGGGCGACCGCGAACGTGAGCGAGGCATGGAGATCAGTCCCATGTGCGACAAGCACACAGCCTCAGTGGAGAAGTCTCAG GTGGGTTTCATCGACTATATCGTACACCCGCTGTGGGAGACGTGGGCTGACTTGGTCCACCCAGACGCCCAAGAGATCCTGGACACTCTGGAGGACAACCGGGACTGGTACTACAGCGCCATTCGGCAAAGCCCCTCGCCACCCCCcgaggaggagcctgggggaccgGGTCACCCCCCACCACCAGACAAGTTCCAGTTCGAGCTGACGCTGgacgaggaagaggaggaggaggtgtgcAGTGTCCCAGGCGCAGCTGCAGTTCAGGAATTGTACACGGCCCAGGACGCCTCCCCGCCTGAAGGCCCTTTGGAGCTTGATGGCCAGGATCCGTCTGCGGAGGTGGAGATAGAGGAAATGTACTTGACCCGGCGAGTGGACGCCACAGGTAGTGTGGCAGCAGCTGGCCAGGATGTGTCCATGCCCCGAGGCGCATCCGTGGATGTCTACGTGGGCTGCTGCCGCAGCATCCCTGCCCTGTCTCCTAATAGCCTTGCTCCGCTTGCCTTGAGGACACCGCCCCCTCCAGAGGACGACCCGGGCCTTCTGGGCCTCCCCTCCATGGCAGCCGAGGTGGGGGCCCAAAAAGAGCATCAGGCTGCCAAGAGGGCATGCTGTGCCTGCACGGGGACATCCGGCGAGGAACCCACTCCTGGAGCACTTCCAGCTCCCGGAGGCTGGGGGTCAGCTGGTGGCCCGACCTGA